In a single window of the Streptomyces sp. HUAS ZL42 genome:
- a CDS encoding MBL fold metallo-hydrolase, with the protein MTAAFHVLTTGYADERVAGTVTLLVDGETVAIVDPGMVADRRLILDPLAHHGLNPQDVTDVIFSHHHPDHTLNAALFPEARFHDHMAIYQNDIWEDRDADGYQLSPSITLMTTPGHTAEDVSTLVTADEGLVVLTHLWWSAEGPADDPFAPDREQLRAAREKVLALAPALIVPGHGAPFVPSASTPV; encoded by the coding sequence ATGACCGCTGCCTTCCACGTCCTCACCACCGGCTACGCCGACGAGCGGGTGGCCGGCACCGTCACTCTGCTCGTCGACGGCGAGACCGTCGCGATCGTCGATCCCGGCATGGTCGCGGACCGCCGGCTCATCCTGGACCCGCTCGCGCACCACGGGCTGAACCCCCAAGACGTCACCGACGTGATCTTCAGCCACCACCACCCGGACCACACGCTGAACGCGGCCCTGTTCCCCGAAGCCCGCTTCCACGACCACATGGCGATCTACCAGAACGACATCTGGGAGGACCGCGATGCCGACGGGTACCAACTGTCGCCGTCGATCACGCTCATGACGACGCCCGGCCACACCGCGGAGGACGTCAGCACCCTGGTCACTGCCGACGAGGGCCTGGTGGTCCTGACCCATTTGTGGTGGAGCGCCGAGGGCCCGGCCGACGACCCCTTCGCGCCCGACCGCGAGCAACTGCGGGCGGCCAGGGAGAAGGTCCTGGCTCTCGCTCCGGCGCTGATCGTGCCGGGACACGGGGCACCGTTCGTGCCGTCGGCGTCGACGCCCGTCTAG
- the trpC gene encoding indole-3-glycerol phosphate synthase TrpC: MSVLDGILEGVREDLEERKRATPLAELRSRAADAAPALDPLPAFRAPGVSIIAEVKRKSPSKGALADIPDPASLAARYAAGGAAAISVLTERRRFGGSLADLDAVRARVDVPVLRKDFIVDPYQLWEARAHGADLALLMVVSLDDAQLTDLMGLCKELGLTPLVEAHTADEVRSAVAAGAELLGINARDLTTLEVDRKVFADLVTAIPEGTVKVAESGVTGPEDVAEYRGWGADVVLVGEALVRSGDPRTAVREFIEAAGA; encoded by the coding sequence ATGAGCGTTCTTGATGGGATCCTCGAGGGAGTTCGCGAGGACTTGGAAGAGCGTAAGCGTGCGACGCCGTTGGCGGAGCTGCGCTCCCGAGCAGCGGACGCGGCACCCGCGCTCGACCCGCTGCCCGCTTTCCGGGCTCCCGGGGTGTCCATCATCGCCGAGGTGAAGCGCAAGAGCCCCAGCAAGGGGGCGCTGGCAGACATTCCCGACCCTGCGTCCCTCGCGGCCCGGTACGCGGCCGGCGGTGCCGCTGCGATCAGCGTGCTCACCGAGCGCAGGCGTTTCGGCGGCTCTCTCGCCGATCTGGACGCCGTGCGTGCCAGGGTCGATGTGCCCGTCCTGCGCAAGGATTTCATCGTCGACCCCTATCAGCTGTGGGAGGCCCGTGCGCACGGCGCCGACCTTGCGCTTCTCATGGTCGTGTCGCTGGACGACGCCCAACTCACCGACCTGATGGGACTGTGCAAGGAATTGGGTCTCACACCGCTCGTGGAGGCGCACACGGCCGACGAAGTGCGAAGCGCTGTCGCCGCGGGAGCCGAGCTCCTCGGCATCAACGCGCGGGACCTGACGACGCTGGAGGTGGATCGCAAAGTGTTCGCCGATCTCGTGACGGCCATTCCGGAAGGCACGGTCAAGGTCGCCGAATCGGGAGTGACGGGCCCGGAGGACGTAGCGGAGTACCGCGGTTGGGGAGCCGACGTGGTGCTGGTCGGCGAGGCACTGGTCCGCTCGGGGGACCCGCGCACGGCCGTGCGCGAGTTCATCGAGGCGGCCGGGGCGTAA
- a CDS encoding ferric reductase-like transmembrane domain-containing protein: MRHSTIPPVVAARWALWTFVIVNLAIVEVLFLAAGTGQNGVLTVAKFFGLHAAVLMLFQLLLVARLPWLDRRIGMDRLTVWHRWVGFTLLWTILTHAVLVVLGFARLDNASMTKTFLALAGVPASLLGMGAAAVVVVVAAVSARYVRRRLRYETWHGLHLLLYLALGLSFVHQLQETTTFTSSAPAKIYWWALWLFAFGALVTGRIVMPLWRNAYHRFEVTAVVPESDDVVSVHVTGRHLDRLPARAGQFCIWRFPGHNHWWLANPFSLSAAPDGRTLRLTAKAVGSASAGLRDVPVGSRAFVEGPYGAFTSLHRTRPGALLIAGGVGITPVRALLEEEPAGDIVVLYRVRSDNDAVLVDEVRTLVAEHGGQLHLLTGRTGEGNPPFEPNSLRALVPDVTERDVYVCGPPSMTSAVLSALRGLKVPNQQVHAERFGLA; this comes from the coding sequence GTGCGGCACAGCACCATACCTCCGGTCGTTGCGGCGCGGTGGGCGCTGTGGACGTTTGTCATCGTCAACTTGGCGATCGTCGAGGTCTTGTTCCTCGCCGCCGGGACCGGCCAGAACGGGGTGCTCACGGTCGCCAAGTTCTTCGGCCTGCACGCCGCCGTGCTGATGCTGTTCCAGCTGCTGCTGGTGGCCCGGCTGCCGTGGCTCGACCGCCGTATCGGCATGGACCGGTTGACGGTGTGGCACCGGTGGGTCGGCTTCACCCTGTTGTGGACCATCCTCACCCACGCCGTGCTGGTGGTGCTGGGCTTCGCCAGGCTCGATAACGCGTCGATGACGAAGACGTTCCTCGCGCTGGCCGGAGTGCCGGCCTCCCTGCTCGGGATGGGGGCCGCGGCGGTCGTCGTCGTGGTCGCCGCGGTCTCCGCCCGCTACGTGAGGCGGCGGCTGCGGTACGAGACCTGGCACGGCCTGCACCTGCTGCTGTACCTGGCGTTGGGGCTGTCGTTCGTCCACCAGTTGCAGGAGACGACGACCTTCACCTCTTCCGCGCCCGCGAAAATCTACTGGTGGGCCCTGTGGCTGTTCGCGTTCGGTGCCCTGGTCACGGGCCGGATCGTGATGCCTCTGTGGCGCAACGCCTACCACCGATTTGAAGTCACCGCGGTGGTCCCGGAGTCGGACGACGTGGTGTCGGTACACGTCACCGGCCGCCACCTCGACAGGCTGCCGGCCCGGGCCGGCCAGTTCTGCATCTGGCGGTTCCCCGGGCACAACCACTGGTGGCTGGCGAACCCGTTCTCGCTGTCGGCGGCACCCGACGGTCGAACCCTGCGCCTGACCGCCAAGGCTGTCGGCAGCGCCAGCGCCGGCCTGCGGGACGTCCCGGTCGGGAGCCGCGCGTTCGTCGAGGGGCCGTACGGGGCATTCACCTCGTTGCATCGCACGCGGCCCGGAGCACTGCTGATCGCCGGAGGAGTGGGAATCACGCCGGTTCGAGCCCTGCTGGAGGAGGAACCGGCCGGCGACATCGTCGTGCTCTACCGGGTGCGCAGCGACAACGACGCCGTGCTGGTCGACGAGGTACGAACCCTGGTCGCGGAGCACGGTGGGCAGTTGCACCTGCTCACCGGCCGCACGGGGGAGGGGAACCCGCCGTTCGAGCCGAACAGTCTCCGTGCCCTGGTTCCCGATGTAACCGAACGCGACGTGTACGTCTGCGGCCCGCCCTCGATGACCTCGGCCGTGCTCAGCGCCCTGCGCGGGCTGAAGGTCCCCAACCAGCAAGTGCACGCCGAGCGGTTCGGTCTGGCCTGA
- a CDS encoding beta-L-arabinofuranosidase domain-containing protein has product MIKALTTSVPGLLRRCTPTPRSRKSSATSGWARSPATRDDFSSTLQSPEGPETCNTYNMLKLSRALFLEHPDAEVLDYYERATVNHVLSSPRGLLSDDAALPEPLHALSSASADMAETAEQRAVLSLIDASSRSSLAGAVSPRRHPCAAAR; this is encoded by the coding sequence GTGATTAAGGCCTTAACCACAAGCGTCCCAGGGCTGTTGAGGCGATGCACGCCAACACCCAGATCGCGAAAGTCGTCGGCTACCAGCGGCTGGGCGAGGTCGCCCGCGACCCGCGACGACTTCAGCTCCACGCTCCAGTCGCCCGAGGGCCCCGAGACCTGCAACACCTACAACATGCTCAAGTTGAGCCGCGCTCTGTTCCTCGAACACCCGGACGCCGAGGTTCTCGATTACTACGAGCGCGCGACGGTCAACCACGTCCTCTCTTCTCCCAGAGGCTTGCTGTCGGACGACGCCGCGCTGCCGGAGCCGCTGCACGCACTGAGCAGCGCCAGTGCGGACATGGCGGAGACGGCTGAACAGAGGGCAGTTCTCAGTCTCATCGATGCCTCCTCGCGCTCGTCCCTGGCGGGAGCTGTTTCGCCTCGACGACATCCGTGTGCCGCCGCACGGTAG